The Peptoanaerobacter stomatis genome includes the window GCAAGAATATTATATCAAGATGCAATAGGCAGAATAAAAATAGCACTTAAATTCAACGATATGGTTAGAAAAGGCGAAATAGGTCCTGTAATGATGGGTAGAGACCACCATGACGTTTCAGGAACAGATTCACCATTTAGAGAAACATCAAATATAAAAGACGGTAGTAATGTAATGGCAGATATGGCTATACAATGCTTTGCAGGTAACTGCGCAAGAGGTATGAGCCTTGTTGCTATCCACAACGGTGGTGGTGTAGGTATAGGTAAATCTATAAACGGCGGATTCGGCTTGGTATTAGACGGTAGCCACAGAGCAGACGAAATAGTAAAATCAGCTCTATCTTGGGACGTTATGAGCGGAGTTGCAAGACGTTCTTGGGCAAGAAACGAACACTCAATAGAAACAGTGTTAGAATTCAACGAAGCTAATCATGGTACAGATCACATAACTATACCATATATAGCAGATGAAAATAAAGTTAAAAGCGCTGTTGCAAAAATATTCAACAAATAAATCATAATCTAAAATTTGCAGTATAATTATATACTGCAAATTTTGTATTTATACAATATTTTATAAAAAATAATTTGAAATTAATATTATACTTTGTTAAACTTATACCAATAGCTATATTAAAAATATAATTTACAACTTATACTAAAATCTTATAGAATAACGAAAAAACATAATAATTAATTTTTCCAACACACTATCTATATTAATCTTATATAATTATACAAGTTATCAATAATTTTATTAGAAAATAGTATAAAAAAGCATCATAAATTATAAAATAAAAAATGCTATTTTAATCAATTATCGGCATTAAATTATGTTTATATCAAAACAAGGAGGATACTATGAAAAATTTACTTATAAAAAATGCAAGCGAAGTCGTAACTTGTAGTGGAAACAGAGCCAAATTCGGCAAAGAAATGTCAGAAATAAACGTTATAGAAAACGGCAGTGTAGTCATAAAAAACGGAATAATAAAAGCTGTTGGAAAAACTGATGACATTTTAAAAGATTATGATGAAAAAAATTATGAAGTCATAGATGCTACAGGTAAATCAGTTATGCCCGGATTTGTAGACTCTCATACGCATTTCGTATTCGGAGGATATAGAGCTGAAGAGTTTTCTTGGAGACTTCGTGGCGACAGTTATATGGACATTATGAACAGAGGTGGAGGTATAGTAAACAGCGTTACTGCTACAAGACAAGCAAGCGAAGAGGAACTCATCGAGCTTGGAAAACAAAGACTTGACTCTATGCTGTCATTTGGTGTAACTTCTGTGGAAGGCAAGAGTGGATACGGCTTGGATAAAGATACTGAGCTGAAACAACTCAGAGTTATGAAAAAACTTAATGAAATACATCCGATAGACATATCCACAACATTTTTGGGAGCTCATGCAGTACCTAAAGAATACAAAGGAAAAACTGATGAATTCATAGATTTATTGTTGGAACAAGTATTACCTGAAGTTGTAAAAGAAAATCTTGCCGAATTCTTTGACGTTTTTTGTGAAAAAGGTGTATTTTCAGTAGAAGAATCAAGAAAAATGTATCTAAAAGCCAAAGAATACGGTATGAAACTAAAAATCCACGCTGATGAAATAGTACAGTTAGGCGGCTCAGATCTTGCTGCAGAAATGGAAATGATATCAGCAGACCACTTATTGCATGCATCAGACGAAGGCATAAAAGCAATGGCTGATAAGAAAGTAATAAACACATTGC containing:
- the hutI gene encoding imidazolonepropionase yields the protein MKNLLIKNASEVVTCSGNRAKFGKEMSEINVIENGSVVIKNGIIKAVGKTDDILKDYDEKNYEVIDATGKSVMPGFVDSHTHFVFGGYRAEEFSWRLRGDSYMDIMNRGGGIVNSVTATRQASEEELIELGKQRLDSMLSFGVTSVEGKSGYGLDKDTELKQLRVMKKLNEIHPIDISTTFLGAHAVPKEYKGKTDEFIDLLLEQVLPEVVKENLAEFFDVFCEKGVFSVEESRKMYLKAKEYGMKLKIHADEIVQLGGSDLAAEMEMISADHLLHASDEGIKAMADKKVINTLLPTTAFCIKEPFARARFMIDSGCAVALATDFNPGSNFTNSIPLMFALASIYMNMSIEEAVTAMTINGAAAIDKADKIGSIDVGKKGDIVILKFPSYKFLPYHTAVNIVEKTIKDGVVVWKNK